The Methanobacterium sp. Maddingley MBC34 genome has a segment encoding these proteins:
- a CDS encoding GDP-D-mannose dehydratase (PFAM: NAD dependent epimerase/dehydratase family) has product MNWNGKNVLITGANGFVGSYLAKELLDNGSDVYGFIRPEDMVAMEKNLTDKGIEDKLKMIEGDLNDITSLASALDASQPDFIFHLAAQPSVEFSFRRPLETQNINTIGTANLLEAVRIKDVDAKIIFAGSSEEYGMVISSEAQYQRALNDGKTITPEPESIPELPIKESNPLRPMSPYAVSKISGDFLMQNYHNSYGLDTVVSRAFNHEGAGRGMMFVTSIITNQIMKLKHGETDRITIGNLNACRDWSHVQDIIQGYLILADKGHSGEVYNQGSMRTNSVLSYILLGLEKAGWDIEQIEPVKDNLNNNADNNANKTIQNPTEMNNDPIFGVKFDKTRVDQMILEDQLEYTLQDKGIKVQTDQGNLTIEFNPERFRPAEIPLVLCDNRKIQKIGGKIEYSLSDIIQEQLNYFDQKENRI; this is encoded by the coding sequence ATGAACTGGAATGGAAAAAATGTCCTCATAACTGGGGCTAATGGATTTGTAGGCTCATATCTGGCGAAAGAACTTTTAGATAATGGTTCAGATGTTTATGGATTCATAAGGCCTGAAGATATGGTGGCAATGGAAAAAAACCTGACAGATAAGGGTATTGAAGACAAGCTAAAAATGATTGAAGGGGATCTTAATGATATAACCTCACTGGCCAGTGCACTTGATGCCTCACAACCTGACTTTATTTTCCACCTGGCAGCCCAGCCCAGTGTAGAGTTTTCCTTTCGCCGTCCCCTGGAAACCCAGAATATCAATACAATAGGGACTGCCAACCTCCTGGAAGCAGTGCGTATTAAGGATGTGGATGCCAAGATCATCTTTGCAGGTTCCAGTGAAGAATATGGTATGGTCATCTCCTCAGAGGCACAGTACCAGCGCGCCCTTAATGATGGTAAAACTATTACCCCTGAACCAGAATCAATTCCGGAATTACCTATAAAGGAGAGTAATCCCCTCCGTCCCATGTCACCCTATGCAGTGAGCAAGATATCTGGAGATTTCCTGATGCAAAATTATCATAATTCTTATGGTCTGGATACAGTGGTGTCCCGGGCATTTAACCATGAAGGAGCAGGGAGGGGTATGATGTTTGTAACCTCAATCATCACCAATCAGATTATGAAGTTAAAGCACGGGGAAACAGACAGAATTACTATTGGAAACCTGAATGCCTGCAGGGACTGGTCCCATGTCCAGGATATTATACAGGGATACCTAATACTGGCAGACAAGGGCCACAGTGGTGAAGTGTATAACCAGGGATCAATGAGAACCAACTCTGTCTTAAGCTACATTCTCCTGGGACTGGAAAAGGCAGGATGGGATATAGAACAGATTGAACCAGTTAAAGACAATTTAAATAACAATGCAGATAACAATGCAAATAAAACAATACAAAATCCCACTGAAATGAATAATGATCCCATATTCGGGGTTAAGTTTGATAAAACCAGGGTTGATCAGATGATCTTAGAAGACCAGCTGGAATACACCCTCCAGGATAAGGGTATTAAAGTGCAGACTGATCAGGGAAATCTAACCATTGAATTCAACCCGGAAAGATTCCGACCGGCAGAGATTCCCCTGGTACTCTGCGACAATCGTAAAATCCAGAAGATTGGTGGGAAAATTGAATACAGTCTCAGTGATATTATCCAGGAACAGCTTAACTATTTTGACCAAAAAGAAAACAGAATTTAA
- a CDS encoding nucleoside-diphosphate-sugar epimerase (PFAM: NAD dependent epimerase/dehydratase family): MGIIKNKKVVVTGGLGFIGSHIVEELYPNNQVYIVDNEATGKHENIETFDLNQISLILGDITTIDLHEIFEGADYVLHQAALPSVPRSVKDPLRSNEANVTGTLRVLIAARDCDVKKVVCASSSSVYGDTPVLPKVETMPLNPKSPYATTKATGELYCQNFTDIYSLPTVSLRYFNVFGPRQDPNSQYAAVIPKFITSIMNGESPVIFGDGEQSRDFTFVKNVVQANILACETSMQGVYNVACGRRTTLNELVDMMGEILDVDVNPEYTDPRAGDVKHSVADIDKIKECKYKPSEDFKKDLEKVFEYFDVK; encoded by the coding sequence ATGGGTATTATTAAAAACAAAAAAGTGGTAGTAACTGGAGGACTGGGATTCATAGGATCCCACATTGTAGAAGAATTATACCCGAATAACCAGGTTTACATAGTAGATAACGAGGCCACAGGTAAACATGAAAACATTGAAACCTTCGATCTTAACCAGATAAGCCTGATACTGGGAGACATAACCACCATTGATCTGCATGAAATCTTTGAGGGTGCAGATTACGTGCTGCACCAGGCTGCATTGCCCAGTGTTCCCCGGAGTGTGAAGGATCCATTAAGGTCCAATGAAGCAAACGTTACAGGAACATTAAGGGTACTGATCGCTGCCAGAGATTGTGATGTGAAGAAAGTAGTATGTGCATCCTCTTCATCAGTGTATGGTGATACCCCAGTTCTGCCCAAGGTGGAAACCATGCCCCTGAACCCCAAATCCCCATATGCCACTACAAAGGCCACGGGAGAACTGTACTGCCAGAATTTCACTGATATTTATAGTCTCCCCACAGTCTCTCTGCGTTACTTCAATGTATTCGGACCAAGACAGGATCCTAACTCTCAGTACGCAGCAGTCATCCCCAAATTCATAACATCAATAATGAATGGAGAATCTCCAGTTATATTCGGTGACGGTGAGCAGAGCAGAGATTTCACCTTCGTGAAGAACGTAGTTCAGGCCAATATTTTAGCCTGTGAGACTTCCATGCAGGGTGTTTACAATGTGGCCTGCGGCAGGAGAACTACCCTTAATGAACTGGTGGATATGATGGGTGAAATCTTAGATGTTGATGTTAACCCAGAATACACGGATCCAAGGGCAGGAGATGTGAAACATTCAGTAGCGGATATTGATAAAATCAAAGAATGCAAATATAAGCCAAGCGAGGATTTTAAAAAGGATTTGGAGAAAGTTTTTGAATATTTTGATGTAAAATGA
- a CDS encoding UDP-glucose pyrophosphorylase (PFAM: Nucleotidyl transferase) yields MKAVILAAGLGNRFLPATKAQPKEMLPVYIIAIEMVPNDKIQKYCIIKGNEVSDTIYKIEDMIEKPKLDEAPSDLAITGRYLLTPEIFGYIEEILPGFGGEIQLTDALRLLDTIYGYVFEGKMYDIGNTVEWLKVPWKLH; encoded by the coding sequence ATGAAAGCAGTTATACTCGCAGCAGGACTCGGAAACAGATTTTTACCCGCTACTAAAGCCCAACCTAAGGAGATGTTGCCTGTTTATATTATAGCCATTGAAATGGTTCCCAACGACAAAATTCAAAAATATTGTATAATAAAAGGTAATGAAGTTTCGGATACAATTTACAAAATTGAAGATATGATTGAAAAACCAAAACTAGATGAGGCACCTTCAGATCTTGCAATTACTGGTCGTTATCTTTTAACACCAGAGATTTTTGGCTATATTGAAGAAATACTTCCCGGTTTTGGAGGAGAAATACAACTAACTGATGCACTGAGGTTACTGGATACAATTTATGGGTATGTGTTCGAAGGGAAAATGTACGATATCGGTAATACAGTGGAGTGGTTGAAAGTTCCCTGGAAATTGCATTAA
- a CDS encoding nucleotide sugar dehydrogenase (overlaps another CDS with the same product name~PFAM: UDP-glucose/GDP-mannose dehydrogenase family, NAD binding domain; UDP-glucose/GDP-mannose dehydrogenase family, central domain; UDP-glucose/GDP-mannose dehydrogenase family, UDP binding domain~TIGRFAM: nucleotide sugar dehydrogenase): MNIIPLEDKLTIVLKGVKMFEILSDKIKNKEAKICVVGLGYVGLPTAIFFAEQGFDVIGVARNKKNIALINQGVSNIGELGLDGRLSKVVNEKKLVATSNLTEATQKTDIILLIVPTPVTKSKNPDLSHIESAGEQVAAGLGKGKLVVLESTVYPGVTEETLQPILESSSLKAGEDFGLAYCPERYNPGDDEHSIEKVARVVGGITPEWAEMTRELYQFIIDEDIKVLRNIKTAEAAKVIENTQRDLNIALVNELAMIFEKIGIDVMEVIDGASTKWNFNVYYPGGGVGGHCLPVDPYYLVKKAKELGYHSKVIAAGRTINDYMPKHVFGLLTDALNENERPVKNSKIVVLGLSYKENVGDDRESPSEELIEELKTNKALITIVDPYIGESHLGNIESDVYQALEGADAMILMTAHDEFRDLDLEKSKKLMKTPLLVDARRIYNPEDLREIGFQYYGVGAVNKN; encoded by the coding sequence TTGAATATTATTCCATTGGAAGATAAACTCACAATTGTTTTAAAAGGTGTTAAAATGTTTGAAATTCTATCTGATAAAATAAAAAACAAAGAAGCAAAAATATGTGTTGTAGGACTAGGATATGTTGGTCTTCCCACAGCAATATTCTTTGCAGAACAAGGTTTTGATGTAATAGGAGTGGCCCGTAACAAAAAGAACATAGCTCTCATAAACCAGGGAGTATCAAACATCGGAGAACTGGGATTGGACGGCCGGCTCTCTAAGGTTGTAAATGAGAAGAAGCTGGTGGCCACATCAAACCTAACCGAAGCTACCCAGAAAACTGACATAATACTTCTTATTGTCCCTACTCCGGTAACTAAATCAAAGAATCCTGATCTTTCCCATATTGAATCTGCTGGTGAACAGGTTGCCGCAGGTCTGGGTAAAGGAAAACTTGTTGTACTTGAGTCAACAGTATATCCTGGAGTTACAGAAGAAACCTTACAACCTATCCTTGAATCTTCAAGTCTTAAAGCTGGTGAAGACTTTGGGCTTGCTTACTGTCCTGAAAGATACAACCCTGGAGATGACGAGCATTCCATTGAAAAAGTAGCCCGTGTGGTTGGTGGAATTACGCCAGAATGGGCTGAAATGACACGAGAATTATATCAGTTTATAATTGATGAAGATATAAAGGTCCTGAGGAATATTAAAACTGCCGAAGCTGCTAAGGTGATTGAAAACACCCAGCGTGACCTTAACATTGCCCTGGTGAATGAACTGGCAATGATATTTGAGAAAATTGGTATTGATGTGATGGAAGTAATTGATGGTGCCAGCACCAAATGGAACTTCAATGTATATTACCCTGGCGGAGGAGTTGGAGGGCACTGCTTACCAGTTGACCCTTATTATCTGGTGAAAAAAGCCAAAGAATTAGGCTACCACTCTAAGGTAATAGCCGCCGGGAGGACCATCAATGATTATATGCCTAAACATGTCTTTGGACTGCTGACCGATGCCTTGAATGAAAATGAAAGACCAGTTAAAAACTCTAAAATAGTGGTCCTTGGTCTTTCCTACAAGGAAAATGTGGGTGATGATCGTGAGTCTCCTTCAGAAGAACTCATTGAAGAATTAAAAACTAACAAAGCCTTGATTACTATTGTGGATCCGTATATTGGAGAAAGTCATCTGGGTAACATTGAGAGTGATGTTTACCAGGCCCTTGAAGGGGCTGATGCCATGATACTTATGACCGCACATGATGAATTCAGGGATTTGGATCTCGAAAAATCTAAAAAACTGATGAAAACCCCATTATTAGTTGATGCTCGGAGAATTTACAATCCTGAGGATTTAAGGGAAATTGGATTCCAATATTATGGTGTTGGGGCTGTAAATAAAAATTAA